A stretch of the Neodiprion lecontei isolate iyNeoLeco1 chromosome 4, iyNeoLeco1.1, whole genome shotgun sequence genome encodes the following:
- the LOC107222063 gene encoding claspin codes for MTTTETPVNVHSDFQSMGDDDSSSGDDVVVQRKGRSKLLLSDSEGDEGDTASAELKMVDGSVAGRKETTGLEKCEVSDVEHMGCGDTKRSEDVCDGEQKSSDIPKKSKEEVDVTTNFSKTISQSNENVGNKEKPRNPTRLSHILDSDSEDEDFNSLFIKKVASKIQNSSQQTINSDDFSQTIGGQKSANDNKLKRVITSDSEDENVGDDREPPSITNVADKIKNNKNILKPGKISALIDTDSEDDIPTRREFEASLNENDHSTTSTNLMSKKGKSEKKRSGSIRAAKEEAMREIHSETQRMLRESQVYLPYHRPRQRTLQEFLNRKKSLPKLPATLAAAAKVRMSGELVGKVLEEKEKEAKLFYKSSSESDSEDPGSTATNTQLQAKIVNSDVKTIPIKDTQKVTTNDLQNCQNKKEILKQGDKNIGVPRKLFSSENESKVVDCPSPIEDDDFEETTSVITHPNQRRKEFKHGLNSVSIPRKLFELECEEPTDADIITTKESQEDINTADKVQENFEDGSKQLTNLIESDPLVESQKADQLVNNQTTRTNEPTEDEENFELKMSEDPYELADDMTDLQSNKVTDVVENKFESIIDTPFINNTEVFELNDKRKTEFEIRHANKILAENNKTKSNKLHLSSVESFQLSSIGSKSQCSKEDREGEDEPTGHVYGLPVPEFDIEKPRVMKTLILPSIMKLTPKLQGSPGMMVELSSPKAGLEELRKRFIKHSMKKTPDSSSEVTVMHTEETASGLKVINEVLPYNAPSNEKNDVSELSKPGTKFVRLKKELQHQMAVQRTNEWKQKELEIENSKNDNVYDDELSDCEMADDPNKDDDLSDTEISEPEEDDVPITDRRTYKSSFLDGEAEVSGEELEENQEEEFSEVDNTEDTDSNKSINDNEDICEEDEESENEDSQSNSQSNKFSRLKRITKAFEDDDSNDSEAEGTGTGLNKEEKNSIRRTKTDVDIFATDNNSQDDSMSSTEGDLPVYQRSDERSQSCATPSMTNNTLSMISPITQLTALNTGSELTSIDFRSVHNSSQSMEPLGVGDTPVEEKHYHTYSPEKREKLQKKLFVDNKGSPNETELMSLCSGPFFNPSDNNELDKLIHTSRKTSVSDAELLDLCSGTFATQPVNIEKLEALQTEEQVIEKENETSDMKFLSYSAKKTLQQPRSYSNQLKIVFSSDDEDDTVNLQLKNSKLRKSRKKVKTLKLSDDEEEDDCKIALNFNEKQDDDENFVDYDSEENEIIVPKKDIKQTAAGFLDGEAELSESEWGSSDEDEKDLDKLDMEEGDLEDIDQDQVKKQLEKMHMKQVLDEDQREVRLLQEILLEDGELHSDGASRQRKFKWKNIDKLEDDNEKTLQNIDEKDDGLEDPTEAESELEWRKQRLEREQFLKEHKINAAEKLEEEMDDNQLFELGLRALKRNKCNKTLNKNTSIDGEKTDLPVPRNTVADLFAKPGSGTKTSAIQTAIHRGSFLARGEESLARLSLITKQNNDQTTIRTKNPRNFVFAHLSPAVEVSAEDDTESYSQENNNTAAAKSRKRKPAFNMTRLASKKSRKESDKNSRSKLFD; via the exons ATGACGACTACAGAAACACCAGTAAACGTTCATAGTGATTTTCAATCAATGGGTGATGATGACTCTAGCTCAGGAGATGATGTTGTTGTACAGCGGAAAGGTAGAAGTAAACTCTTACTTTCCGACAGCGAAGGAGATGAAGGTGATACTGCTTCTGCAGAACTGAAAATGGTTGACGGAAGTGTTGCTGGTCGCAAGGAAACAACAGGTTTAGAAAAGTGTGAAGTGTCGGATGTTGAACATATGGGCTGTGGAGATACTAAGAGGTCAGAAGATGTATGTGACGGTGAACAAAAAAGTAGCGATATAcccaaaaaatcgaaagaagAGGTAGACGTTActacaaatttttccaaaacgaTATCACAGAGCAATGAAAATGTCGGAAATAAAGAGAAGCCTAGGAATCCAACTAGGCTTTCACATATACTAGACAGTGATTCTGAAGATGAAGATTTCAATTCACTGTTTATAAAAAAGGTAGCCAGTAAGATCCAGAACTCTTCTCAGCAAACTATTAATTCCGATGACTTTTCCCAAACAATTGGTGGTCAAAAAAGTGCAAATGATAATAAACTGAAAAGAGTTATAACAAGTGATTCAGAAGACGAGAATGTCGGTGATGATAGAGAACCTCCAAGCATTACCAATGTGgctgataaaattaaaaataataaaaatattttg AAGCCAGGTAAAATTAGCGCACTAATTGATACGGATTCTGAAGATGATATTCCAACCAGGCGTGAATTTGAAGCATcattaaatgaaaatgaccATTCCACGACATCGACTAATCTTATGAGCAAAAAAGGAAAGTCGGAGAAGAAACGAAGT GGATCGATTAGAGCAGCGAAGGAAGAAGCGATGCGTGAGATACATAGTGAAACACAGAGAATGCTAAGAGAAAGCCAGGTTTATCTACCTTATCATAGACCCAGACAACGCACGCTACAAGAATttttgaacagaaaaaaaagtttgccaaaACTACCTGCAACACTGGCTGCTGCAGCTAAAGTTAGAATGTCTGGCGAGCTTGTGGG GAAAGTTTtggaggagaaggagaaagaagCAAAACTCTTTTACAAATCATCGTCAGAGTCGGATAGCGAAGACCCTGGTTCCACTGCCACCAACACTCAGCTACAAGCAAAGATTGTTAATAGTGATGTGAAAACGATTCCTATCAAAGACACTCAGAAAGTCACAACTAATGACCTCCAAAATTGccagaataaaaaagaaattcttaaACAAGGAGACAAGAACATTGGTGTGCCAAGGAAATTGTTTAGCTCTGAGAATGAATCGAAGGTAGTTGATTGTCCCTCGCCTATTGAAGATGAtgattttgaagaaacgacaAGTGTAATTACACACCCTAATCAACGACGTAAAGAATTTAAACATGGTCTAAACAGTGTTAGCATAccaagaaaattatttgaattagaATGTGAAGAGCCAACAGATGCTGATATTATAACAACCAAGGAAAGTCAGGAGGATATTAATACCGCTGACAAAGTTCAGGAAAATTTCGAGGATGGCAGTAAGcaattaacaaatttaattGAGTCAGATCCACTGGTAGAGAGTCAAAAGGCTGATCAACTTGTGAATAATCAAACCACCAGGACAAACGAACCAACCGAAGatgaggaaaattttgaacttaAAATGTCGGAAGATCCTTATGAACTGGCGGATGATATGACAGATCTGCAAAGCAATAAAGTTACGGacgttgttgaaaataaatttgaatctaTAATAGACACGCCGTTCATAAATAATACCGAGGTTTTTGAATTAAACGACAAAAGGAAAACAGAATTTGAGATACGtcacgctaataaaattttggcagAGAATAACAAAACTAAATCTAATAAACTTCACTTGAGTTCAGTAGAGTCTTTTCAGTTATCATCAATTGGAAGCAAGTCGCAGTGCAGTAAAGAAGATCGCGAAGGTGAAGATGAACCAACAGGTCATGTTTATGGATTACCAGTACCAGAATTTGACATCGAAAAACCCAGAGTAATGAAAACTCTAATTCTACCTAGCATAATGAAATTAACTCCGAAACTTCAAGGATCGCCAGGTATGATGGTTGAACTGTCGTCTCCGAAAGCTGGTCTTGAAGAATTGAGGAAAAGATTTATAAAACACTCCATGAAAAAAACGCCCGATTCTAGTTCAGAAGTTACTGTAATGCACACAGAAGAGACCGCAAGCGGTCTGAAAGTTATAAATGAAGTTCTGCCATATAATGCACCAAGTAATGAGAAAAACGATGTTTCGGAGTTGAGCAAACCTGGCACAAAATTCGTACGCTTGAAGAAAGAGTTGCAACATCAGATGGCGGTACAACGCACCAATGAATGGAAACAAAAAgaattagaaattgaaaactcaaAGAACGATAACGTTTACGACGATGAGTTGTCTGATTGTGAAATGGCAGATGATCCTAACAAAGATGATGACCTGAGCGATACTGAAATAAGTGAACCTGAAGAAGATGATGTACCCATCACAGATAGAAGAACTTACAAGAGTTCTTTTTTGGATGgggaggctgaagttagtggagaagaattagaagaaaacCAAGAGGAAGAGTTCAGCGAAGTAGATAATACTGAGGACACGGACAGCAATAAAAGTATTAATGATAATGAAGATATATGTGAAGAAGATGAGGAGAGTGAAAACGAAGATAGTCAAAGCAATAGTCAAAGCAATAAGTTTAGCAGATTAAAACGCATAACGAAAGCTTTCGAAGATGATGATTCGAATGATTCTGAAGCAGAGGGTACTGGAACTGGTCTaaataaagaggaaaaaaatagtatCAGGAGAACGAAAACAGATGTTGATATATTTGCAACTGACAACAATAGCCAAGATGATTCAATGAGTAGTACAGAGGGTGATTTACCCGTGTATCAACGATCAGATGAAAGAAGTCAGTCCTGTGCAACACCGTCAATGACAAATAATACACTTAGTATGATTTCACCGATAACGCAATTGACAGCTTTGAACACAGGCTCAGAATTGACTAGTATAGATTTTAGATCGGTCCATAATTCTTCGCAATCAATGGAGCCTTTAGGTGTGGGAGATACCCCAGTAGAAGAAAAACATTATCATACCTACAGTCCGGAGAAACGCGagaagttgcaaaaaaaattgttcgtcGATAACAAGGGATCACCAAACGAAACCGAATTAATGAGTTTATGCTCTGGTCCATTTTTCAACCCAAGTGATAACAATGAATTGGATAAACTGATTCATACGtcaagaaaaacaagcgtATCTGATGCAGAATTACTGGATTTATGCTCAGGGACCTTTGCAACTCAACCTgtcaatattgaaaaacttgaagCTTTGCAAACTGAGGAACAGGtgatcgaaaaagaaaacgaaacaagtgatatgaaatttttaagttATAGTGCAAAGAAAACGTTACAGCAACCTCGTTCATATTCGAATCAACTTAAGATAGTATTTTCATCCGATGACGAGGATGACACTGTTaatttgcaattaaaaaatagCAAGTTAAGAAAATcaaggaaaaaagtaaaaacattGAAACTATCCGATGATGAGGAGGAAGATGACTGCAAAATTGCgttaaatttcaatgaaaaacaaGATGATGACGAAAATTTCGTTGACTATGATTCTGAAGAAAATGAGATAATAGTACCAAAGAAGGATATAAAACAAACTGCAGCTGGTTTCCTTGATGGGGAGGCAGAACTATCTGAGAGTGAATGGGGATCTTCCgatgaagatgaaaaagaTTTGGATAAACTTGATATGGAAGAGGGAGATTTAGAAGACATTGACCAAGATCAAGTTAAAAAACAATTGGAAAAGATGCATATGAAACAAGTATTGGATGAAGACCAGAGAGAAGTTAGACTGTTACAGGAAATTTTGTTAGAAGACGGTGAACTGCATTCGGATGGTGCCAGTCGCCAGCGAAAATTTAAGTGGAAAAATATCG ATAAATTGGAagatgataatgaaaaaacgtTGCAGAATATAGATGAAAAAGATGATGGTTTAGAAGATCCTACTGAAGCAGAAAGTGAATTAGAATGGCGCAAACAGAGACTGGAACGTGAACAATTCTTAAAAGAGCATAAG ATAAATGCAGCTGAGAAATTGGAAGAGGAAATGGATGATAATCAGTTATTCGAACTTGGCCTGAGAGCCTTAAAGAGAAACAAATGTAACAAGactttgaacaaaaatacatCAATTGATGGTGAAAAAACGGATTTACCCGTTCCGCGTAATACTGTTGCAGATTTATTTGCCAAGCCAGGTTCTGGAACAAAAACGTCTGCAATACAA ACCGCCATTCATCGAGGCTCGTTCTTAGCCAGGGGAGAAGAATCCTTGGCTAGGCTTTCTTTAATAACTAAGCAGAATAATGACCAAACCACCATTAGAACAAAGAATCCaagaaattttgtattcgCTCATCTCAGTCCCGCCGTCGAAGTCTCGGCTGAAGACGATACGGAGTCATACTCccaagaaaataataacactGCAGCTGCAAAG TCACGAAAACGGAAACCGGCATTCAACATGACGCGGCTTGCCTCGAAGAAATCAAGGAAGGAATCTGATAAAAATAGTAGAAGTAAGCTATTCGATTAA